One genomic segment of Bombina bombina isolate aBomBom1 chromosome 4, aBomBom1.pri, whole genome shotgun sequence includes these proteins:
- the MAP10 gene encoding microtubule-associated protein 10, with product MSPDRSIPNLSDPPECLFSLELLVDEVRLHCASITAGEKPLPAVAFRLLDFPTTLLYPGPREEAEDGEEEDPRLLRLSFARGKSCLFRLPLPSLHRLLSHTPLYVLLLDLRPQLPLLLGSCLISLADTVRLLKEEAEHGCQGLPAPCWKGAKGKHCLHDLMGRSIGSISLGYRLLCLGGSMVGHVPMSMDPKSCNESISAENTVSEPKLQHESAQPISVQPLSSKVSAQQVKQSNSSSTAIQSALSQRSDIVRVNTPVTHVFKDLVKEKIEQPPTSSQYQCSVTTQTEQKIKYPSYTDVKAKLRELEKEANVFCPPPLYFRSSANPKPASEPTPRESRSITRPIIEEEIMVDHVLNEDNTEKITYNNASAVPYDCEKDNEILQHQHQSGGNNKTSLNQLPLLNALLVELSLLNEQSSWSSQPAVHPQLAWLYTNVVGSEINRPVLQEKLAKKPQSPKPRKTKQDHASRAPSSLSHNMENKTPSNKVNNKMFLKDDGHSRKKLFYGLTNTLRLRLQQTNPNVLMAHEQREQHRKRQIEMTKQKKWSHRSILSKGKSPKNSPKKTISHNQKSIDENVETLIQSSELSHLSEFGVTEKEHQSIAAHNHQSGFKHLPEEKNSFLSNVISTSQKDLDLDLKINLPRTSIQLSDSSNHEDVHSLSSSPDHQLSLERVHSLDNTGYSDDFTSVDYTGRYSSAFESSPEPGLVDVKNDLSHSDSENSKNSSVNHSLTPSLSAPVPILSNSPPVQVFKRRSEINKKQEKIRLPIEISNYDISTEDSGRQEISHTCYEVFSSEDLLRKRNSPAVSFGDSENGRKSCEKSLSVMTSQVSSYLPSNMSNLDMSALESTTSEHFNAETTNGANTFYNQYKNVSELQVNQLLGYTL from the coding sequence ATGTCGCCTGACAGATCGATTCCCAATCTCTCTGACCCACCGGAATGTCTTTTCTCCTTGGAGTTGCTGGTGGATGAAGTGCGGCTTCACTGCGCATCCATTACTGCTGGGGAGAAGCCGCTTCCAGCCGTGGCGTTCCGGTTGTTAGATTTCCCTACTACTTTGCTGTACCCGGGGCCTAGGGAAGAAGCTGAAGATGGGGAGGAGGAGGACCCGCGGCTTCTTCGTTTGTCATTCGCTCGGGGCAAGTCATGTTTGTTCCGTTTGCCCTTGCCCTCCCTGCATAGGCTGCTGTCACACACCCCGCTCTACGTTCTGTTGCTGGACCTACGACCCCAGCTCCCTCTGCTACTGGGCAGCTGCCTCATATCACTGGCGGATACTGTAAGACTCCTAAAAGAAGAGGCAGAACACGGATGTCAGGGTCTCCCCGCTCCCTGTTGGAAAGGAGCAAAAGGGAAGCACTGCTTGCACGACTTGATGGGTCGCAGCATAGGCTCTATCTCTCTTGGGTACCGGCTCCTGTGCCTGGGAGGGAGCATGGTGGGGCATGTACCAATGAGCATGGACCCAAAAAGCTGTAACGAATCCATCAGTGCAGAAAATACGGTGTCAGAACCAAAACTTCAACATGAATCAGCACAACCAATATCTGTACAACCCTTGTCTTCTAAAGTATCAGCACAGCAAGTAAAACAATCAAACTCATCATCAACAGCGATCCAATCAGCACTTTCACAAAGATCTGACATTGTGAGGGTGAACACTCCAGTAACACATGTTTTTAAAGATCTAGTTAAAGAGAAGATAGAGCAGCCTCCAACATCTAGCCAATATCAGTGCTCTGTTACAACTCAGACTGAGCAGAAAATAAAGTATCCATCATACACTGATGTAAAGGCCAAGCTGAGAGAGCTGGAAAAAGAGGCCAATGTGTTTTGTCCTCCACCACTTTACTTCAGAAGCAGTGCTAACCCCAAACCAGCCAGTGAGCCGACACCCAGAGAAAGCAGATCAATTACCAGACCTATTATAGAAGAGGAAATTATGGTTGATCATGTACTTAATGAAGATAACACAGAGAAGATAACCTATAACAACGCCAGTGCTGTTCCCTATGACTGTGAGAAGGACAATGAGATTCTTCAGCATCAACATCAGTCTGGCGGTAACAATAAAACGAGTCTTAATCAGTTGCCTTTGCTAAATGCCTTGTTGGTGGAACTCTCACTTTTAAATGAACAAAGTTCTTGGAGTAGCCAGCCTGCTGTCCACCCCCAGTTAGCTTGGCTTTATACAAATGTTGTAGGTAGTGAAATCAATAGACCAGTTCTGCAAGAGAAACTAGCGAAAAAGCCACAAAGCCCAAAGCCAAGGAAAACTAAACAGGACCATGCATCAAGAGCCCCCTCTTCTTTGTCACACAATATGGAGAATAAAACCCCTAGCAATAAGGTTAACAATAAAATGTTTTTGAAGGATGATGGGCACAGCAGGAAAAAATTGTTTTATGGTTTGACAAATACTCTTAGACTACGTTTACAGCAGACTAACCCCAATGTTTTAATGGCACATGAACAGAGAGAGCAGCACAGGAAGAGACAGATAGAAATGACAAAGCAGAAGAAATGGAGTCACAGAAGTATATTGTCAAAAGGTAAATCCCCTAAGAACTCACCAAAAAAAACAATTTCCCACAATCAAAAATCAATTGATGAAAACGTTGAAACACTGATACAGAGTAGTGAATTAAGTCACTTGTCAGAGTTTGGTGTTACAGAAAAAGAGCATCAATCTATTGCTGCCCATAACCATCAGAGTGGTTTCAAGCATTTACCAgaagaaaaaaatagctttttaagcAATGTTATATCTACGTCCCAGAAAGATTTAGATCTTGACCTTAAAATTAATTTGCCAAGGACATCAATACAGCTGTCTGACAGCAGTAACCATGAAGATGTGCATTCCCTTTCCAGCAGTCCTGACCATCAGCTTTccttggaaagagtccacagcttggATAATACAGGGTATTCAGATGATTTTACAAGTGTAGATTATACTGGAAGGTATTCCTCGGCTTTTGAAAGTAGTCCTGAACCAGGATTGGTTGATGTAAAAAATGACTTATCCCACAGTGATTCTGAAAATAGCAAGAACAGCTCTGTCAATCATTCTTTAACGCCAAGCCTTTCTGCTCCCGTTCCCATACTTTCAAATTCACCTCCTGTGCAAGTTTTCAAAAGAAGATCAGAGATAAATAAGAAACAGGAAAAAATAAGATTACCTATTGAAATTTCTAATTATGATATTTCCACTGAGGATTCAGGAAGGCAAGAAATATCACATACATGTTATGAAGTTTTTAGCAGTGAAGATCTACTTAGGAAAAGGAACAGCCCGGCAGTATCATTTGGAGATTCAGAAAATGGACGTAAATCTTGTGAAAAAAGTCTTTCAGTAATGACCTCACAAGTGAGCTCTTATTTACCTTCCAATATGTCCAACCTGGACATGAGTGCACTTGAAAGTACAACATCTGAGCATTTTAATGCAGAAACAACCAATGGGGCGAATACTTTTTACAATCAATACAAAAATGTATCAGAACTACAAGTAAACCAGCTGCTTGGTTACACTTTATAA